In Helicobacteraceae bacterium, the DNA window AAACGCAGAGAGAACGCACGAAATCAACGCCCCGCCCAAAAACAACCAAAACCTCCAACTAGATCGCCTTGCCATCGTTAGCCCCTTGCCTCTGGATAGCGCAGCCAACGCCACAAGTGCACAGCGTTATAGAATAATCTAGCGACGCGGCGATCGTCCTCTTTAAGCGCGGCTAAAAAGGCGGTGTCGGCGCGCTTAAACCACTCTAACGCCAAAGCGTAGTTTTCGGATTTGTAAGCCTTGATCGCCATCGCGTAACCATAATCGTGTATTACGGAGCTTGTAAGATATTCGTGCGGCGCGAAGGCAAACCATAGCGGGCGCGGGATACTCGCGCCGTCGAATATAAATCCAACGGGAACGTCGATCCCGTTTCGCGCATAGGGTTGCGTCGTCCTAAACTTGCGCTTGCTAACAGGCGTAACGACTAATTTACTCATCGCTCGCCTCGATCGCCGCTATAGCCGCGTCTTTGCGCTCTCGCGCGGCAAGCATTATCCGCGTTACCTCTTGGGCGATTATCGCGCCGATAGCCGCGAAATCCGACGCGCTTAACTCGCGCGCCGCGTTATCCGCGTCGATCCACGATTGCGTAGTTCCCGGGGGCGCGGCGCTTAATAGCGCCAAAGCGGCGGTCATTCGCAGTTGCGATTTTTCGTCCGCATCGTATCTAGCGCCGTTATACTCGACGATTAGATTAAGTAGCCGCGCGTCTCTTTCGGCGTTTATCTCCGATATTACGCGAGCAATCCTTTGCTCTTTCGTAGGTTTTGGAGGCTCTAGGCTTTGTAGGTATTCCGCTTCGCTTATCCGTATATACGACCCGTCGATATGTCTCTCCAGATCGTCAAAGACGTAATACGCGCCGTTATTATCTTTATAGTATTGCATTCGCGATCCTTTCTTAGTATTCGATTTCGACAAATCCGTAGGCTCTGCCGCCGCCGTCCTGTCCGCCGTTGCCCGTGTTGTGTCCTCCATATGAGCCCATGCCGCTTGCAAGCAAGCTAACGTTGCTAAAGTCGCTTAGCGATCCTCCCGCGCCCGCCGCGCCGCCGACAGCGTTATATCCGCTCAATCCAGCCGCGCCGCTTGCGCCGCCGTTGCCGCCAGTCTCGTTGTCGTCGTTGCCGTTTGATCCGCCGCCTCCGCCGCCTCCGACCGCGTAAGCCAACGGCAAATCGTTTTTGTATATGGTGGTCGCGCCTCCGCCGCCTCCGCCGCCTCCGCCGTAACTAGAAGAGGCGCCGTTGCCTCCGCGTTGTCCTATAACGATAGTAAGATTGTCGTTCCTTTTTAGTTCCGCGAGTATGGTTTTAATTTCGCCGTTACCGCCGAGCTGCCCCCTGTTTGGTCCCCATCCGCTTCCGCCCGTTCCTCCGCTGCCGCCGCATAGCGTTATGCGCGCCGTTATATCTCGCGGCGCTATCCAAGTTTGCGAGCTTTTTATAAGCTCTAGCGTTCTGGTGATTTTATGTGTGTGTCCGTTTTGATTGGTCGTATAGGCTATATCGTTAGGCTTTGGCAAATCGTCGATTGCATCAAACGCGCCGAAATAATTGGGCGCGTCCATCGCCGTTGTGCCGATTGGCTCTTGGGTATCCGCCCAAGCCAGAGCGGTATAAGCCCACTCGGTTTCCGTTTCCAGATTGTAGGCGATTTTTCCCGCTTCGTCGGCTTCGCTCTCGCGTAACTGGGCGGTCGTCGAATAGCTTCCGAAGTATAACGGATCGCTATTGGCGTGCGTCCCTATGGGTTCGCCGCTGTCTTGCCATAGGTTATTAAGCGAAAATGCCCATTCCGTATCGGTAGCCGCTATCGCCGCGATAGAGCCTTCCGCTGGCGTTAGCATATCGGCGGCGAGCGCGTAAGAGCCGTAATAGTTAGGCGAGGTTTGCGGCGTAGCGCCTACGAAATTATACGTATCAGTCCAGCCGTTCTGGTAAGAATATATATACTCCGTGTTTATCCGCGCTTCGTTGGCGTTCGATATGGTCAGCGGATCGGTTTTTTCATTCGCGATTGTCGCCGATCGCAAAGCGTTCAAACCCGTCGTTTTAACCGCGTCGTAGCCGTTTAACGATAGCGTTCCGTCCGCTTCAACATAATTTTTGCCTTCGGCTATCGAGCCTTTAACTAATCCCGCAATGTCGTTTGTCGCCGTTTCGATACCGACCGCGCGGGCGATCCATATATCGCTCGTAGCGATATACTGATAGTCGTGATCTTCGGCGTTAGCTCCGTTAGAAAGTAGCGTTCCGTCGGGTATCGGATCGCTCGCGTTATTGCTCGCCGTTCTATAAAACGTAGTAAGTTGCGATTGCGTCCAGCCGCCCTGCGGTATCGTCGCTTCCGTAAACACAAAGCGCTTTGATAAGCCTTGCAAAGATTGCATGGCTTCCGTTAAATCTCCTATGGCGTTTAGCGCCTCTTTAGGCATAATGCCGTTTATTCCGGCGATGGTTATCGTCGCTGGAGTAGTCCCGTTTGGATTTAGCGTATTATTCCAAGCCGCGCCGTCAAACAGCCATTCCGTATTGGTTTCCAAGTTGTAGGCTATTTGCCCCGCGCTCGCGCCGCTAGAGGCTTCTAACGCCTCCGTAGTCTCAAACGTTCCGAAAAACATAAGGTTGGGCACATACGTATCGGCGGCGGCGATAATATAATCTCTTAATATCTCTATCGTCTGCTCGGTTAAGGCGTCGTATCTCTTTAGCTTAGCCTTCATCGTAACGCCGCTTTGGACGTTCTCAAAATCTACCAGCCCGTCTTTTGCCAGCGCGGTTACGTTCGCCGCTAACGTCTCGACGATCTCCTTGTTATCGCTCGCCGACTCGGCGCTATTCGCCGCGTTGGCTTCGCTACCAGCCGCCGCGTTTTGGCTGGCTAACGCCGCGCTGGCGCTGTCGGCGGCGTTCTGTTCGCTTTGCGCGGCGTTACTCGCGCTTTGCGCCGTCGCTTCTACGTTAGTCGCTGTTAAATCTTTATTAGCGCTAACTTCCTCGCCAATCTGTTCTATACGCGGATATAGCGTTTGCCAAATATACTTGCACAATTCGTAAAATTTCATGTTATCGTCTCCGTATATGGCGGGTATTCGGGCAGATTACCGCCCGCTAAATCAAAGAAAACCAGATCGAGCG includes these proteins:
- a CDS encoding DUF4376 domain-containing protein — protein: MQYYKDNNGAYYVFDDLERHIDGSYIRISEAEYLQSLEPPKPTKEQRIARVISEINAERDARLLNLIVEYNGARYDADEKSQLRMTAALALLSAAPPGTTQSWIDADNAARELSASDFAAIGAIIAQEVTRIMLAARERKDAAIAAIEASDE
- a CDS encoding DUF1353 domain-containing protein → MSKLVVTPVSKRKFRTTQPYARNGIDVPVGFIFDGASIPRPLWFAFAPHEYLTSSVIHDYGYAMAIKAYKSENYALALEWFKRADTAFLAALKEDDRRVARLFYNAVHLWRWLRYPEARG